Part of the Pseudomonas baltica genome is shown below.
TTTAGAGGCCCATTTGGCTTTTGCGTAGGCCTCCTGAGTGGTGCCTTGGGCAACGCCGATGGTCTTGCCGGCCAGCGACTCAGGGGTAGGCTGCAGCGTACTGCCGGCTTTGGCGATCATTCGGCTCGGGGACAGATACAGCTTGTCGCTGAACGCCACCTGCCTGGCGCGGGTTTCGTTGATGCTCATCGCCGACAGGATCGCATCGAATTTGTGCGCCTTGAGCGCCGGGATGATGCTGTCGAAGCCGGTTTCCACCCACACGCATTTGGCTTTCAGTTGCGCACAGATGGCGTTGCCCAGATCGATGTCGAAGCCTTGGAGTGTGTTATCTGCCGTTTTGGATTCAAAGGGGGCGAACGTCGGGTCCACGCCGAATCGAATCGTGGTGAGGTCTTTGCTGAAGGCAGTGGTCGAGGCGAT
Proteins encoded:
- a CDS encoding ABC transporter substrate-binding protein — its product is MKRLIATVLLAIASTTAFSKDLTTIRFGVDPTFAPFESKTADNTLQGFDIDLGNAICAQLKAKCVWVETGFDSIIPALKAHKFDAILSAMSINETRARQVAFSDKLYLSPSRMIAKAGSTLQPTPESLAGKTIGVAQGTTQEAYAKAKWASKGVNVVSYANQELIYPELLNGRIDATFTDSVVGDMGFLKTAQGAGYAFAGEPVKDVAFLGEGVGIGIEKSNKALIDAINSALRAMHENGTYDAIQKKYFSFDIYNG